Proteins encoded within one genomic window of Triticum aestivum cultivar Chinese Spring chromosome 2D, IWGSC CS RefSeq v2.1, whole genome shotgun sequence:
- the LOC123052065 gene encoding uncharacterized protein, translating to MVEPRAGAAAAPSLAATVALPAPNQGTTAGARKRKALATEKAPRKPRKRQVEEPIQIPVYYGCRKGDFSSVHGGDLVQDCPAIYAENICAHIIGELPLQPQSMSLVDLQLWVFKLFRLHPETQDLHVKGFLKQRKNDPYDEEDPDWYLEYYQWDTHEFYTDKYWRSFANKLKKKRNVTHKFMLYVESSEIRHYDILLKAVNDDYSQQVPAVLPGTESLARCEFSFRYLKEHLAVTAEEMAVYLTGHYGEQVTPAEAWRARQMALEKEFGTFYDSYNFAPRLLKEIARKNPGGFVEIKDSLVSGCKDFRVLQRICWAFGQSLQAFSACRPVLCIKGTPLCGKYQGVLLTAVALDANNFSIPVAYAIVECETKESWLWFLRNLERAVVHQADVCIIHDYKKELIDAVEDLLNSRRRQGLKAESRWCMEHLAENFYAYFGDKNLVMMFKKLCQQKRQHKFDKLWKELDELTSKYMAEKECGEVQQGSVKHDETELQEQSSSSQPHSVEDGKEGDQADDSKGKVTKFSDWIRLKPMEKWSLVHDSNGARYGIMGTDITDVYKNDPVLKGITCLPLSAMVEVTFLRLEEYFRNTGDAANKAIGNPSVSFPERVQDDMNSKMQKAEMHQVLGSEEALKFTVKSRQRQVTVNLKSEYTHNMDKSKGSTARKTATCSCNKPQLLHKPCSHVIAVCCHIGVSAAEYMSPYYSLTCLGRTWSKKFNEFSRNYRKNLPRYYRDVRPFERETPTWIPDKRSECGFPVYLLSDCVQTAVVDEGQQCTTEDESVAGNESTNARSEESRT from the exons ATGGTGGAACCACGCGCCGGTGCCGCTGCAGCCCCCTCCCTCGCCGCGACCGTCGCACTCCCCGCCCCCAACCAG GGCACCACCGCCGGCGCGAGGAAGCGGAAGGCCCTGGCGACGGAGAAGGCTCCGAGGAAGCCTCGCAAGCGGCAG GTTGAAGAACCGATTCAGATCCCTGTGTACTACGGATGTAGAAAAGGAGATTTTTCAAGCGTGCACGGCGGTGATTTAGTTCAAGATTGCCCAGCCATTTATGCAGAAAACATATGTGCGCACATAATCGGCGAGCTGCCGCTGCAGCCACAGTCGATGTCACTGGTGGATCTGCAGCTCTGGGTCTTCAAGCTGTTCAGGCTCCATCCAGAAACACAAGATCTCCATGTTAAGGGGTTCCTCAAACAACGCAAAAATGACCCGTATGACGAAGAGGATCCGGACTGGTATTTGGAGTACTACCAGTGGGACACCCATGAATTTTACACCGACAAATACTGGAGATCCTTTGCAAATAAATTGAAGAAAAAGAGAAATGTGACGCACAAGTTCATGTTGTACGTGGAATCCTCTGAGATCAGGCACTATGACATATTGCTCAAAGCAGTAAATGATGATTACTCTCAGCAGGTGCCGGCTGTGTTGCCTGGGACGGAAAGCCTGGCAAGGTGTGAATTCAGCTTCCGCTACCTTAAGGAACACCTGGCAGTTACTGCTGAGGAAATGGCAGTTTATCTCACTGGTCACTATGGCGAGCAGGTTACTCCCGCTGAGGCGTGGAGGGCAAGACAGATGGCTCTTGAGAAGGAATTCGGTACCTTTTATGATTCATACAACTTTGCCCCGAGGTTACTTAAGGAAATAGCACGTAAAAACCCTGGTGGTTTTGTAGAGATCAAAGATTCACTGGTTTCAGGGTGTAAGGATTTTCGAGTCCTTCAGCGTATATGTTGGGCGTTTGGACAATCCTTACAGGCCTTCAGTGCCTGTCGCCCTGTGCTGTGCATTAAAGGCACACCCCTATGCGGGAAATATCAAGGGGTGCTGTTGACGGCTGTGGCattagatgctaataatttctccATTCCAGTGGCATATGCCATCGTCGAGTGCGAGACAAAGGAAAGCTGGCTGTGGTTTCTTAGGAATTTGGAGCGAGCAGTGGTTCATCAAGCTGATGTCTGCATTATACACGACTACAAAAAGGAGTTGATCGACGCCGTAGAGGATCTTCTGAATTCCCGTCGACGACAAGGGCTGAAAGCAGAAAGCCGGTGGTGCATGGAACACCTTGCTGAAAACTTCTATGCATATTTTGGCGACAAGAACCTGGTGATGATGTTCAAGAAACTTTGTCAGCAGAAGCGACAACATAAGTTCGATAAACTCTGGAAGGAGCTTGATGAGTTGACATCCAAATATATGGCAGAGAAAGAATGTGGTGAAGTGCAGCAGGGGTCAGTCAAGCATGATGAGACAGAGCTTCAGGAGCAAAGCTCATCCAGCCAGCCTCATTCAGTGGAGGATGGGAAGGAAGGAGATCAAGCCGATGACAGCAAAGGAAAGGTAACAAAGTTCTCTGATTGGATTCGTCTGAAACCAATGGAGAAGTGGTCACTGGTGCATGATAGCAACGGAGCAAGATATGGCATCATGGGCACTGATATAACGGATGTATATAAGAACGATCCTGTATTGAAAGGTATAACTTGCCTTCCACTCAGTGCGATGGTGGAGGTGACATTCCTGCGCTTGGAAGAGTACTTCAGAAACACAGGTGACGCAGCAAACAAAGCAATCGGCAACCCTTCAGTTAGCTTCCCGGAACGTGTCCAGGATGACATGAACTCCAAAATGCAGAAAGCCGAGATGCATCAAGTTCTTGGGAGTGAAGAGGCTCTGAAATTTACGGTGAAGTCGAGGCAGAGGCAGGTTACCGTAAACTTGAAGTCGGAATATACCCACAACATGGATAAGTCTAAAGGATCCACAGCTCGAAAAACTGCTACCTGTTCATGCAACAAGCCGCAGCTGCTTCACAAGCCTTGCTCTCATGTCATTGCCGTCTGTTGTCATATTGGGGTTAGTGCTGCTGAATACATGTCCCCATACTACAGCCTGACTTGTCTAGGCAGGACCTGGAGTAAAAAATTCAATGAGTTCTCACGCAACTACAGAAAGAATTTACCACGCTACTACAGAGATGTTAGACCATTTGAACGTGAAACACCAACTTGGATCCCAGACAAAAGATCGGAGTGTGGTTTTCCTGTTTATCTGTTGTCGGACTGCGTACAAACTGCCGTTGTCGATGAAGGGCAACAGTGCACAACTGAAGATGAATCAGTTGCAGGCAATGAATCAACAAATGCACGCTCAGAAGAATCAAGAACCTAG